The Lactobacillus sp. ESL0680 genome has a segment encoding these proteins:
- a CDS encoding acyltransferase yields MNKKHFIILGRVGLVYFSWVFIVLFLSLILAYEGTHVKNWPAIILGIIFVILLIYTFLTSYWNNKYLKLPFRAKVKCNKQPELFWQWHYLHIYVITVADLEKYYLLRIAKN; encoded by the coding sequence ATGAATAAAAAACACTTTATTATTCTTGGCCGTGTAGGGTTAGTTTATTTTAGCTGGGTATTTATCGTTCTGTTCCTCAGCTTAATCTTGGCTTATGAAGGAACCCACGTCAAAAATTGGCCGGCAATAATTCTTGGCATAATTTTTGTAATCTTGCTCATTTATACCTTTTTAACTTCATATTGGAATAATAAGTACCTGAAACTGCCATTTAGAGCTAAAGTGAAATGCAACAAGCAACCTGAATTATTCTGGCAGTGGCACTATTTGCATATTTATGTAATTACTGTTGCCGATTTAGAAAAATATTATTTATTGCGAATTGCTAAAAATTAA
- a CDS encoding metallophosphoesterase — translation MITDKLNTEFWIITDTHLIADSLHDNGPAFVRMQNTSQGKDLVYQEVALSAFCKMAQEKKPAAIIVTGDVTFNGELISTQKFQEIFSSLTETKLLVLPGNHDIYDGWARSFKGEKQILTPQVGPAAWRQIFKSTYDCSLSQDPHSLAYSVQLNPQYLLIMLDSNIYGTQENFTSPITAGQISDDQFVWLEKQLINARKQHLRPLLFMHHTLYVHNPAVNRGFVLNNAPMLRQICKEFDIKMAFSGHIHAQNIAGPVGKTPTIEVVTSSFCSYDQAYGVVQVNPEKVTYQRETFAMKPYLTKVQQQNYTLTHFHQYLKEIQLRNLSSNSAIPDPLAENQPPLIKQVNELFLSMNYNYFTGHNHISQEELNRIHDSVAYQTLEAQHPKFRNYMRTLYDTTDHSNLETTVEY, via the coding sequence ATGATTACAGATAAGTTAAACACTGAATTTTGGATAATTACAGATACACATTTAATTGCGGACAGTCTTCACGACAATGGTCCAGCTTTTGTGCGCATGCAAAACACCAGTCAAGGTAAGGACTTGGTGTATCAAGAAGTAGCTTTGAGTGCTTTTTGTAAAATGGCCCAAGAAAAAAAGCCTGCCGCAATTATTGTAACTGGTGATGTTACTTTTAACGGGGAATTAATTTCCACGCAGAAGTTTCAAGAAATTTTTAGTAGTTTAACCGAAACTAAACTATTAGTTTTGCCTGGTAATCATGATATTTATGATGGTTGGGCCCGCAGCTTTAAAGGTGAAAAACAAATTCTTACTCCGCAAGTTGGGCCCGCAGCTTGGCGGCAGATCTTTAAATCGACATACGATTGCAGTTTAAGTCAAGACCCACATTCACTGGCATACAGTGTGCAGCTAAATCCGCAATATCTATTGATAATGCTGGATTCAAATATTTATGGCACTCAAGAAAATTTCACTTCACCAATTACTGCAGGGCAGATTAGTGATGACCAGTTTGTCTGGCTTGAGAAGCAATTAATCAACGCGCGCAAACAGCACTTGCGGCCGCTGCTCTTTATGCATCACACGCTTTATGTCCATAACCCTGCAGTTAATCGCGGGTTTGTCTTAAATAATGCGCCAATGCTTAGACAAATATGCAAAGAGTTTGATATCAAAATGGCCTTTTCCGGTCATATTCACGCCCAAAACATTGCTGGACCGGTTGGTAAGACACCTACAATTGAAGTTGTGACTTCGAGCTTTTGTTCTTACGATCAAGCATACGGTGTTGTCCAAGTAAATCCTGAAAAAGTTACGTATCAACGGGAGACTTTTGCCATGAAGCCCTATTTGACTAAGGTTCAGCAACAAAATTATACTTTGACCCATTTTCACCAATATTTAAAAGAGATTCAGTTGCGTAATTTAAGCAGCAATTCTGCTATTCCTGACCCTTTGGCCGAAAACCAGCCACCATTAATCAAGCAGGTAAATGAGTTATTTCTCAGTATGAATTATAATTATTTCACTGGTCATAATCATATTAGTCAGGAAGAACTTAACCGAATTCATGATTCGGTAGCTTACCAAACGCTTGAAGCACAACATCCTAAATTCCGCAATTACATGAGAACACTGTATGACACAACAGATCATAGCAATTTGGAAACTACAGTTGAATATTAA
- a CDS encoding class I SAM-dependent RNA methyltransferase, producing MKQYQLYTTMGAGFESVVAKELQALGYETKTENGRVFFKGNQADIVKTNLWLRTADRVKILLKEFKATDFETLYNQVYDIDWAELLPIDAKFPVQGRSVRSKLHSEPGIQSIVKKAIVNKMSDQYHRRGFLPESGNEYPLDIHIYKDTARISLDTTGASLFKRGYRIEHGGAPLKENFAASLIKLTPYDGTHPLIDPMTGSGTLAIEAALIAKNIAPGTWRKFAFDGFDWFDTSLHETALAEAKTLVRPLEQPIWASDIDQSILEIAKLNAHNAGVLQDINFKQVAVKDFATDLENGIIIANPPYGKRLKDKESAEALYKQMGEVFHKYDSFSQYYLVGDPDFEKCFGARATKKRKLFNGNLRVDFYQYWANKK from the coding sequence ATGAAACAATACCAACTTTATACAACAATGGGCGCGGGCTTTGAAAGCGTCGTTGCCAAAGAATTGCAAGCACTTGGTTATGAAACTAAAACAGAAAATGGTCGGGTTTTCTTTAAGGGGAATCAAGCAGACATCGTTAAAACTAACCTCTGGCTACGGACCGCAGACCGCGTTAAAATTCTATTGAAGGAGTTTAAGGCGACTGATTTTGAGACGCTTTATAACCAAGTCTATGATATTGACTGGGCTGAATTGTTGCCGATTGATGCTAAGTTTCCGGTTCAAGGCCGTTCTGTTAGATCAAAATTGCATTCTGAACCAGGTATTCAGTCAATTGTCAAAAAGGCAATTGTTAACAAAATGTCTGACCAGTATCACCGGCGCGGCTTTTTGCCAGAAAGTGGTAATGAATATCCGCTCGACATTCACATTTATAAAGATACGGCACGGATTTCATTAGATACAACTGGCGCCAGTCTCTTTAAGCGTGGCTACAGAATTGAACACGGTGGCGCGCCTTTAAAAGAAAACTTTGCGGCGAGTTTAATTAAATTAACCCCTTATGATGGCACTCATCCACTAATTGACCCAATGACAGGGTCGGGAACGCTGGCAATTGAAGCAGCATTAATTGCCAAAAATATTGCACCAGGTACTTGGCGGAAGTTTGCCTTTGACGGTTTTGACTGGTTTGATACTAGCTTACACGAAACAGCTTTAGCAGAAGCCAAAACACTGGTTCGACCATTAGAGCAGCCAATCTGGGCGAGTGATATTGACCAATCAATTTTGGAAATTGCCAAGTTAAATGCCCACAATGCTGGGGTGCTGCAAGATATTAATTTCAAGCAGGTGGCAGTTAAGGACTTTGCGACGGATTTAGAAAACGGCATCATTATCGCTAACCCGCCATACGGTAAACGTTTGAAGGATAAGGAATCTGCCGAAGCTCTCTATAAGCAAATGGGCGAAGTTTTTCATAAGTATGATAGCTTTAGTCAATATTACTTGGTTGGTGATCCTGATTTTGAAAAATGTTTTGGTGCACGCGCAACCAAAAAGCGTAAATTATTTAACGGTAACCTGCGCGTAGACTTCTACCAATACTGGGCAAATAAAAAATGA
- a CDS encoding DivIVA domain-containing protein — MPDLNDIQLSTQDILKKQFRTKVKGIDPDEVDAFLDKVIADYDTFEQIIEDLYGQIGDLQGKLINDQQKEKTAEKPKSRRVVPTEPTEDTVRTYTPSSQSSTFNSFADNDQETENSTNMAIIQRISALERKVYNLERQVYGLQK; from the coding sequence ATGCCAGATTTAAATGATATTCAATTATCCACACAGGATATTTTAAAAAAGCAATTCAGAACTAAAGTTAAGGGGATTGACCCAGACGAAGTTGACGCCTTTTTAGACAAGGTAATTGCTGATTATGACACTTTTGAACAAATTATCGAGGATCTTTATGGTCAAATTGGTGATTTGCAAGGAAAATTAATCAATGACCAACAAAAAGAAAAAACCGCAGAAAAGCCAAAATCACGCCGCGTTGTGCCAACTGAACCAACCGAAGATACTGTTCGGACGTATACTCCAAGTAGTCAATCAAGCACCTTTAACTCTTTTGCAGATAACGATCAAGAAACCGAAAATTCGACTAACATGGCGATAATTCAACGCATTTCGGCACTTGAACGCAAGGTTTATAACTTGGAAAGACAAGTTTATGGGTTACAAAAGTAA
- a CDS encoding DUF1273 domain-containing protein, with the protein MQRLWVTGYRNYELSTFGDKDPKIKIIKLVLEKCMIKRLEDGQLDWVITGANLGVEQWASEVAISLRDRYPLRVSMITPYEEFAGRWNETNQGKFLNLKNQVDFYASTSSHPYQSPVQLRNYQNFMLMHTDQALMIYDPENPGKPKFDYNLIKKHQETKDYPLELIDFYDLQDVAEEYQESLTEKSVQNNLKVCLKLNLRF; encoded by the coding sequence ATGCAACGACTATGGGTTACCGGTTACAGAAATTACGAGTTAAGTACCTTTGGCGATAAAGATCCCAAGATTAAAATTATCAAGCTTGTTCTGGAAAAATGCATGATAAAGCGACTAGAAGATGGCCAGCTTGATTGGGTAATTACTGGTGCTAACCTGGGCGTTGAGCAATGGGCCAGTGAGGTTGCAATCAGCTTACGTGACCGCTATCCTTTACGCGTTTCAATGATTACGCCATATGAAGAATTTGCCGGTCGCTGGAATGAAACCAACCAAGGCAAATTTCTCAATTTAAAAAATCAAGTTGATTTTTATGCCTCAACGTCAAGTCATCCATATCAAAGTCCAGTCCAACTGCGCAACTACCAAAATTTTATGTTGATGCATACAGATCAAGCACTAATGATCTATGATCCTGAAAATCCGGGTAAACCGAAATTTGATTATAATTTAATCAAAAAACACCAAGAAACCAAGGATTATCCCTTAGAATTAATCGATTTTTATGATTTACAAGATGTGGCAGAAGAATATCAAGAAAGTCTTACAGAAAAAAGCGTTCAGAATAACTTAAAAGTTTGTTTAAAGTTAAATTTGCGGTTTTAA
- the recU gene encoding Holliday junction resolvase RecU — translation MVKYPSGSLAAFRKSTEEPKIRTNFQHRKNVSFSGRGMTLEQMINESNKYYRLKEMAVVHKKPTPVQIVKVDYPKRSRAVIREAYFRQESTTDYNGVYKGYYLDFEAKETKNKTNFPLKNFHEHQIVHLEECLKQQGICFTIIGFTSLKRYFVTPASFIIKAWWTKDKSSVTLSEVEKWSVEIKSGFQPTLPYLIAVDHFITDRNMNNGKQ, via the coding sequence ATGGTCAAATATCCAAGCGGCAGTTTAGCCGCATTTCGTAAATCAACTGAAGAACCCAAAATCCGCACAAATTTTCAGCACCGTAAAAATGTCAGTTTTTCGGGACGTGGGATGACTTTGGAACAAATGATTAACGAATCAAATAAATATTATCGTCTAAAGGAAATGGCCGTTGTTCACAAAAAGCCAACGCCAGTGCAGATTGTGAAGGTAGATTATCCTAAGCGGTCAAGAGCAGTAATTCGCGAAGCATATTTTCGCCAAGAGTCAACAACGGACTATAATGGAGTATATAAAGGTTATTATTTAGACTTTGAAGCTAAAGAAACCAAAAATAAGACGAACTTCCCGCTAAAAAATTTCCATGAACACCAAATTGTCCATTTAGAAGAATGCTTGAAGCAGCAGGGAATTTGTTTTACAATTATTGGCTTTACAAGCTTAAAACGGTATTTTGTCACTCCTGCTAGTTTTATTATTAAAGCTTGGTGGACTAAAGATAAAAGTTCAGTGACTTTATCCGAGGTAGAAAAGTGGTCAGTTGAAATTAAAAGTGGTTTTCAGCCTACGCTGCCCTATTTAATTGCTGTCGATCATTTTATTACAGATAGGAATATGAATAATGGCAAACAATAA